DNA sequence from the Coccidioides posadasii str. Silveira chromosome 5, complete sequence genome:
CGGTCGCAGGATCGCCTGGATCCCTCCACTGCGTCGGTATCTCATTCTCCTCTGCTCTCTCGTGTACGCTGCAGCGACCGACTCGCCCTTAGCACGAAGCGTTGCAAGGACCGGCCGGGCAATCGGTGGTAGGGAAGTGCATATCCGCTCTATGATGCCGGGGGGTTCGACGAAGTGATCCCGATGAGATCGGGAGGCACCGAGCGCTGAAGCCATGGGCGGGGGGGGGGGCCAGCGGCTTCTCCGATGGATAAGACAAAGTAGTAACCAGTATCTTTCGTTTTGCTAACGTAGGTCTACCTCCTAAAGCTCACATTTGTGACGGCAAGCAGGAGAagtgaggaggaagaagcgGGTGGCGGGGGGGGCTGACGATGCCGGGACTCATTCGTCTGAACGATGGGATGCGGTGGTCTCCCTGGTATAGTAGACTATTGGCCCATCGCGAGCAAAAATGGAATAATCTACACCAAAATTGTAGATATCTTGGACGCTATCGCCGTGGCCTGTCGTAAGTCTGAATCCAGACAAAAGCACCTGAACTCGGTTCGCTTCTCGCTgcgtgctgctgctgcgtgctgctgttgctgctgagACGTTGCCGGGGCGGGCATGGGGTCACGTGGCGCTCTCTCTTTCAGCCCGTTTCTGGACCTCGTTCGACGACATCAAAAACGTGGATTGCGTCGATCGCCCTGCACATGGCATGCTAGGAAGCATTGTAATACTGTAGCATGAAGAGTGTTAGGAGGTACTCAGTATGTACTTTGCATTCGATGGAAGGACAAAACCAACCATCAACTAGTTGATCGATTAGCTAGTTACAGTACTCCACACAAAACACCCAAGATAGTCATGGACGCCCAAATAACTACAGCACCAGCAACGGCAGCAAAACAAGGACTCCGTAATAACGCACCCGCTCCCAGTTCACCCccaccctttttttttcttttattattaCAATTACATGCGAGAATaaaagcagcagagaaaTTTGACCAAAAACTTAAAACTTTAGGTAATAACAGATggtctcttttctcttcttttcttttctcttttctcttgtggtgcttttttttttttttttttcttgtttttacCGCTTTAGATTAAGGACAACACTGACGGCCAGCGGCGCATTCGTTCCCACATTCAAGGAGGCAGGGCGCACCACCGGTGTTCGTCCCTGTCCCTGGGGGCGAGTTTCGACCGCTGGCAGGGGAGGATGATGATCCCATTCCACCTTCATCATCGCTCCCTGGGTAGAATTCGGGTTGGATGGTGGACGAGTGGATACCGTATGCGTGGAGACATCTGCGCACGTCCCTTGCTAGAGCCATGTAGCGGTCCGAGCCTTCGCCTTTGATATCGTGGCTGACTTGGATATGCAGGGATGAGACCAATTTGGTATCACTAAGCTGCCAAACGTGTAGATGGTGGCAGCTGAGAACGCCAGGTAGCGACTCAATATCCTCGATGATGTGATCGATGCTCAAGTCGGCGGGGACGGCTTGAAGTAGGATCCGCGAAGCGGCTTTACATAGTGGGATAGCGGACCACAAGATGATCATGGTGATGAAAAGGGAGATTCCAGGATCGACATAGAACCTCCAGGAGTAGTCGGTGAGCCAGATAACCAACGCCGAGGCGATAACCCCGATGTTGCCGAGCGCATCGCCCACCACGTGCAGAAAGACACCGCGCATGTTCAGATCGTGTGAGTGCCCGGGGCCACGCTTCTTGTCCGTGGATTTCGGCAGGGCATGGTTGTGCTTGACATGCAGGTCATCTTTTAGATTCTGGCCGCGAACCCCTGACGAACTGTCGTAGGGAGTCGTCGTGCCGTTGCTTTGCGGCAATAGCCTGGAGCGTTCTGAAACGTTGCCTTCGCGAGGCGAATCCTCCAGATCGGCATCCGATTCGGAGGTTTCAAAATCATCCAAGCGGCCTGCTTCGATGATGTCCTGACGCAAGCTTGCAGGATGGATGAATATGCTGTCCGCATCTCGCGCGCTGAGCCCGGAAACACTCAACCGATGAACGCTGCGCCGACGCGCACGGCCATCCGGAGTCCGGGCCCTTCTCACGGTGACCGGACTGCTTGACGTATCCCGACCACCGAGCGGTCTGATAGTGCTAGCTGATCCATCGGTTGTGCATGCATCAAGGGCATTCTCCGGCATGGCTCTTGCGATGCTGCCCCTTGAGTCCGCCACCACAGCTGTGTCTGCATCCCGCTGAGTGAGATACCCTTGCTCGGCAGAGTGGATCGCTTCTTCAGCGTGCGTATGGCCATGAGAATGGTCGTGGAACAATAGCAACCCAACTATATTGGAAAAGAGTCCCCAGCTACCGACGATCAGGACAAGTTTCGGGTTTTTGACCTCCTGCGGTTCGACAAGACGCTGTATGGCTTCGAGGAAAATGGACAAGCATAGTGCAACGAGGAACACCCCGTTAACTAAGGCTCCGAGGGTCTCAGCGCGTTGCCACTATGGCGAATTAGTATCTACCACCGCATGAGTATTGTGGGACTGCCCAGGAACCTACTCCGTAGGTGTATGATTTCGAGGTTGTCTTCTCGTTGGCGACCTTTACAGCCCATAAGCCAACACAGAGCGACAGGACGTCGTTCAACTATTAAAAGGTAGCGGTCAGAATCTGCAAGTTTCTTTCCCCCCCAATAAGACCGGAGGAGCTAGTCTGCATACCATGTGGAACGCGTCTGCCACTAACGCCAGCGAGTGCACCGCATAACCTACACCACGACTGTCAGCGCGAAATTGCGGCTCAAACTGGGAGAGGGAATCTGTAGACTGCGTACCCACGGTGAGTTCGATCAAGAAGAACACGGTGTCAATCGTCAGCAGAAGAACGATCCGTTGAGATTTCGTCAACCCCATGGCTGCGTGATGGTGGTGTGGAACGCGAGCAACGGAAATCGAGCAAAGTGGCGCGATGGAGAAATAAGAGCGCAGGAGAAGCAGAGCGAGATAGGCAGGGCGGAAGCGTCAGTGTTTGTACGTGGGAGGCCGGCTCATCTGTTTGACGGCTTTCTGCATCGACGCGGAAGGCCGTGTGAATGGGCGATCAAGAAATCCCTCGCGGTCTGGCTATTGaaatctttattttttatttttcctctCCCTTCTTTAGGCCGTTGGAGGTGATTCACACGCCATTCATACGTGCACGCAACAGAAGCCGGGGTGCAATATCGTACCGCTTTGTACGTGATGACAGACTCATCGTGCCCTCCCTCAGCCCCCGGACACAGCGCAGCTCAATCCTTCTCAGCGCGCGTCAGCGGGGTTTCGCGTGgcgaaaaaagagaagaaaaagcctGGATCCGACAGTTGCTTGTTAGTCAGCCCAGCGCCTGGAAAATATCCGATCGGCAGCGCTGTCTCAGTTGTTCCACGATCACcagcagaaaaaaaaaaagagttcTTCCAGAGTCCTCCCATAGTATGATAGATCCGGGGCGAGCCGTGTATTTTGtttgttgtctttttcattttcctttttttccttttttcttcatttttgTTTTCCGTCCTTTGACAACTACGGAGAGTACTCTGGATGCAACTTGGAATTGGGTTTGTTAGACACTTCGGCCAATGCAGCCCCCCAGCAGCTGCATGGGCACCCTGCGCCTCTCCGACGCCCCCTCAACCAGTTGATTGGACGTCGCGCTGTTTGCCGGATGGCTATCCGGTGGTCTCGGTGCTTCTATTGGTATCCCGGCAAAACTGACGCAAACGGAGCTGTTCCCGTGGGCGGGGGCTTTGAGCAGACACGTCTTGATGGAATGGGGGGGGGAAAGATACAaactttttctcttcttcttctttttccccatTTTCCACCTTGACACTGAAGGTTGAGTTTTAAACAGGAATAAATCTTTAGTTTCCCAAGAGCAAGGTAGTAAAACCCCTTGCATTTTGTGTCAAACTAATACGCCCCTATGCCAGCCCCCacgaaaaaaaggaaaaaaaagaaaaaatagaGTACATAAATACCACTCATTTCCTTAACCAGACGCCCAAACATGAGGGGATATCTATGACCGCATGACCTGCTAAATgccgaaaaaaaagagaagagaagctcAAAAATGCTCCGGACCCCGATTGCTGATCGCCTTAAACACTATCCCTTTTAACGCTGATCACGACGACAAGAATTAGCAGTGTGATGATAATCTACGTGCGGACCGTCAGCGCCATCGGTAATAAGTATGTACTCTGGTATGGGGTGTTGCGGGGAAACATACCGCTGCCGCAAAGATGGCTGCCATCATCACCTCCCACCCACCGGCATGTATCTTCCCCCGTGACAGCGCATTCTGCTGTCGTAGAAAGCGATGTGCGCCGAACAGCGCCATGAGAATCGCGAACCCCTGGCAGGTGCAGGCCAGAGGTACGCCAACTGTGTAGAACCCGAACGTGGGATGGTGGATATGCGAGTGCTGTAGACGGAAGAGTTGAGCTATCAGGACGCCAAGGAGAGAGAAGGCGACCGATGTTCTCATATGCGCCAGGTAGGTCCGTTCAAGCGCTGTTGATAGATGGATTAGCGTCGTTCAGAGTGTTTTACAATTTGGGTCGTCCATTGGGGAAAATAGGCGGTGGGGGGACACATCATGACAGGTTGTGCTGCTCGCAAGGAtgtgtatatatatgtacataGCGACAATCCAGGTAGAGAAAGCATTGCAGAGTAGTACCAATTAGAAAATTTGGTGTGCGGGTTGAAGAAAGTATTGTGACGCCATCCCAACAAGTTCAAAACCAGAGACTCCCATAAAAATGAGGATGGGGAAATGGGGAacctaaaaaaaaaaaaaaaaagaaaaaaaaggaaaaagaatgAAGAGGGCAGAAACTCACCGTAATGATCCCGATTCTGGTTTTGAGAAACGGACAGGACGACATTGCGTCTCCAGAACTTTATGATATGCTTAAACCTGCCGGTGGGCTCACGGCTGCTCCTGGTCAGTTGGCTACTCCGCGTCGAGCGGCGCGTTACAACCCTGATCGAGCCCGAAGAGATGGTGGACGGCGACGAGTCTCTTCTGGTGTGCGTTGGGATCTCATGCAGTTCCGCCAGCTCGTGCGCATCCTGCAAGTCCGGTGTCAGAGTCCccgtggtggtggtggtggccgTCGTCGAGGGTCGTTCAGGGCTAGAGACACGAGATCTCGCTCTCAGCGATGAAGACGCGACGACGGCAGGCTCCGGATGCCGTAGATCCTTTGCAGCATGGCTGGCAGCAGGTTCTTCCATGGGCGTGTGTCCAGCTCATCTCATGCTGGTGACCAGCAGCGGcagggggggaaaaaaaaggagcttGCTTCTATTCTTTCTTTTCAGAAGAAAGCGTGGGTAAAGCAGGAGTGGCGAGGCCAGGAGGAagttattattatttcaGCTTATAAAAATATAACATGCTGATGCATGATTTATGTTGATAGCTCCCATGAAACCCGCCTGGGCGTCTCGCGATCGACGACGAGTTACGTACATGTGTTCCACGCTGCGCGAAGGACGGTGACGACGGTGAGTCGGACGGTGACTGCTTTTTTATTGATCCAGGAGATAATTTGGTAGCAAACTTTTTGGCGCGAGCTTCCCCGTTCTCCATCGTGCCGCTCTAGCAAACTATTTTTTTCCCACCTTTATCCAGTTTCTGGAGGTTTCGTTCGTTAGTCCCCATACTTTCTGGGTGAACCATGGATCTAGACCGTTCAGCCGGCGCAAAGGCAAAAAAAGCAGCGTTTCGACGGGCAATTGGGCGAAACCACATCATTGCGACGGCTGCTCCGGAGAAACACGATCAAGCCAAAGAGAAGACGCAGTTtctgctctctctctcttccggCGAATTGCTCTCCTTCCCGTGCTGTCAGTCTCTGGTGTCCCAAAGACACAactgttctttttttttttttttttttctgccaGGAAAAAAGAATCTTCGGAAGTTTAGATTGGCCTTGGCAAGAAGCTTGGCCTGACGGGGATCATCGACGGGGATCCTTTTCGGGGaatattctttttttctccctctcGCCTTCTACAGGATGGAGTAATAATAGCTGCACATCCCTGCTTTCACAATACCAGCAAGGAATCCGTCAAGGAGGAGGATTCTCCACACAAAGAGGGCCAAAACTTGGAAATATgcactcctcctcctccatccACCATCAGggttttcctctttttctccgCACGCGAAAGAGAACTGCGTCCATCGTGTTCGCTGCCCGGCCTCCAGGGGGGTTCGTTCTCGGTGTCACCAGCCCAATCGCCAACGACGACGATCGCCATCTTTCGGGTCCCTCTTGCCGGGACACGCCCCACCGTTTCAACCGTCCCACCGGATGTCGCAGTTCTCCGACAACCTGCACTCTCCGGGCACTGCGCCCTGCTTGGGGGACTTTGTCGCATAGGGGGGCCCGCGACGGGGAGATCCGCTGATGCGCGGAGCTCACCTGTGTGCAACAGGAGATCCCTCTTCTGACGGCTGCGTATATGGTGCTTTGTTCCACTCCTCCTCACAGGAGAAGTCTCACAGTAGGGGATACCTTTTCTGTTCTCATCGCCTCGGGGGGCTCTGTGCCACTTCATTCATTCTGTTCCTTGGGGAaatatttttcctttttttttttttttccctttcttttttattaaaaaaaattacggagtacatgcaTGCAAGAAAACGGGACTGTCTCTTCCTTTCCGATAATAGTCTCAGAGTGCATGCTAATATCTTCACTCCCACCGTCCCGGAAgattctcttttcttcttttgccTCAACAGGGCATCCTTTAATCGGCATATGATTCCGGACGAAGGGTGAGATGGTAGGTATCGAGAGACTGGACCTCGTACTCTGTATCAGCCCACCGATCTTGGGGGAACCCAATTGGCTTCTCGCCGAGAAATGAGGCTGATCTGGACCTTCGATCGATGCGCTTGCAAGCCATtatcctttttcttttcttttcttttcttttcctttgatTTTTCATTTGATTTTTCATTTGTTCTATTTTCGCCTCCTCGTGAACTCTGAAAAGATCGAGCCACGGTCCATAGACCTGAAGATGTTGCTCTAGCCCACCTGATTTTTCCTCACGTCTGCTACGCATGCAGCCTGACACTTCCGATGAAATATTTTGACACATTGTTTTCGGTCTGTGCAGAGCCAATCGAGCTTCCTCGTCACTGCTGCTATACATAGTGGCACCTTATGCTCGCCTCTTTACCAGCATATCCTTCGTCATTGGCGGCTGGCTGACTGGAGGAAGTTGCGTTTTCCAGATTCTGGAAGACTGCTCATCTGCCAGCCTGCAAACCATGCCAGGAAAGGAGGTCTGAATCCTCCGTCGGTACTGGATCTCTGGCTGACCTCATCGCTGCAAGGGATGAAACAGGTCCTCCACTTTACATACGAGCCACATCCACACCGAGTCTTACTTCCTCTAAGGGAAAACATGATATTGCATTTTAAtcattactccgtacacaaacaagaagaagaaaagaaagagaaagaaatcTCGAGAACAAGAAAAGCCAATTTCAGGAAAGTCATTCTGAATATGTGCACAATTGCGGAAATACAAGTTGAGGTATCTTAATACAGTACAGCATAAAAAGGGGGacaaagaaggagaagaaaagtaAGGTAAAATAAAAACATACGTCAAAATGGGGAAAATGGAGAGAGTAAGTGTGAGTGAACAAAGGGGCCAAACAAAATTCATGCTATGATGCTGGCATAAAGTGGTGTCCGCCTTCACACTGGTAGCCTCCAGGAACCGCATTCCAGGCATATCCTGCTTCACATCGACCAGGGTGAGAGGAGACCCTCGTTTCCTGCTTTTCACGCTTCCTGCCTCTCTTCAAAAGCTTAGATAACCAGCGGCGTGCTCTACGAATCAGGGTGCGGGTACCTGAATTTGTCTTCGTGTTGATTTTGGTCACACCAGTCTGTAATTGAGCCTGGGTAGCCcgtctttttctttgcttcCATGTCGCTTCCACGGGGACCTGGTGCTCAGAGAGGCTCGCCTGATGTTCCAATTCCTCACTGTTGTGAAGGGACTGCGGCCTGGAAGAGGGCTCCTGTTTCTCGTGTTGCTCCACTTTTGGGGATTGTTGGCGCTGGAGAGCCCGGGGGATTGACACATGGGTCTCATCACTGGATTGGGCGTCAGTATCGTTTGTGTGTTGGCTTCGGCGCTGGTTCGGGACTGGTTCGTCGTCGCGCTCTCGCTGCTTCGATTTGGATGGGCCTGGCTGGTGTTCGCGGTCCGGCTTGTGTTGCGTGTTGACGTTGACGTCGACATCACAGGCTGTATCTCCTCCTGGAGTGCAGATCGCAGGATCGATCCTCGGTGGCGGCGGGGAAGCCTGAGTCTCTTCGAGTGTTGCTGGCTCCGGGTCGTGGTTCGCGTGGGGAGGTGAAATCGGGAGGGCGGTATTCCCATCGTCTCCAAGCTTCTTACATCGGTTTGTGCTCAGGGTGATCATATCCATGATGCAGGCCTCGACATGATCAGCTGAAAGAGTCCGGTCGGACGTTGTGTTATCAGCGGCGGATTCCAGGAAATTGCCCAATATTTGTGTCGCCAAATATTTCACGTCACGCGCGTTGCTCCAGCCGGGCAACGCTATCAAAGCTTTGAACAGTTTTCGCACATTGGAATGGCCTCTACTTTCACGAACTCGTAGGAAGTCCGATTCAGTAGTGATCCGATTGGCGTCCAGCTCTCGGAGAAGAATAGCAACGCAGTCTTCAGGCGACAGCTCGTCGAACGCGATCTCCTCTTTAAATAGGCCAGAGAGGTCAGGACGATTGGACATCAGATTGCGTATGTCAGACTGGTACCCAGCGAGGATGACCACCATCTTTCCCGCATTCTCCTGCTGAGTGAGAAACCCAACCAGCTCATCAACCGCTTCCGCTGCGAACTGGCCCGAAGCCAGGCGATGAACTTCGTCGATGAAGAGGACTTTGCCGCTGGCCAACTCGAGCAGTTTGCGGGTCTTAGGGGAGGTTTGTCCAACGTACTGGCCGATCAGGTCGCTCGCCGAGTGCTCGACAACTTCAGGGGCGGAGAGGAGCCCCATGTTGTAAAAGATACGGCCCATTTGACAAGCTGCGGTCGATTTACCGGTTCCTATTACAATATTGAGTCAGCCACAGCGTTCTCAAATTCCATCGCGGTTGGATATCGGTATACATACCCGCGGGCCCTGCGAAGACGAAGTTCGTAGGCACTAGGTCGCGAGGCCTAAAGCCGTATTTTCGCGCACCAAGGCATCGCTTTTGATAATTCACAAACTTGTCAATTATGTTCTGGTGCACTTTTCCCGACAGCAAACGCTGACAATCTGTTGCTCCCCTCGAAATTCGATCCCAATCTGGGTCGAAATCTTGAGGCTGCAGATCCTCATCGCAGGCCTGTTCATGAAGCGGCTTGGCCGACTGCCTCTGCTCGAAATTCATCTGAGCAGCAGCCAGACAGTTGTCGACATCTCCGGCGTTGCCAAAGTTTGGACGCATAAGAGCCCGCTCTAACACGTCTCGAGCGACTTCCCACGCTTCCGGTGTACAGGACAGATCCTTCTGCTCCATTTTTAGCTGCATAACTTGCAGCAGCTGGTTGATCGTGAAGTTTTGGAATCGAAATGGACGATCAACACGAAAGCGTCGAGAGAGGCCTGGATTTGCGTTGTGGAACATATTGCGGATGCGATCCTCGTATCCTACGAAGATGATACAGCGATCTTCACCTGGAACCCCCTGGATGATGGAGACTAAAGTGTCGAGGACACCAGTCTTGAACTTGTCTTGCTCCTTGTTGGGATCACCAGGGTCCAACATGTACGCCTCGTCGATAACTAACACCCTCCCTACGGTGGCCTCGAGAATCTTTCTCGTTTTGGCTTCTGACTTTCCCAAGCATTCTCCGATAAAATCGGCTGGGTTCTTCACGATCACTGAGGCAGCAGGGTTAGACTGATAACGGTTGACTGTTAGAGGACTGTTATGGAGACTTACAATCGCCTCGGGTGAGAAGGCCCAGGTCGTTCAGGATTTGCCCATAGAGTTTTGCAACGGTAGTTTTGCCTGTTCCAGGAGCTCCCACGAAGAGCTGATTCAAAGGAAGCTGGAACGGCTTGATCTCTTTCAATTCTCTGCGGTAATTCTTCTGGATCATTCCAATCATTGTTCGCACATTCTTCTTGACGGTGTCTAAGCCGATAAGCTTTTGGAGTTCGTTCCATGCGTGGCTGCTCTGGAGGACATCGGAAGGGTCAGGCCCAATCACGTCTTCCTGCGTGAAAAGGTTGCAATCAGGCTCCTGCCCCTGAACTCTCAGCTTTTGAAGCCGCCTAGCCTGTCGAGACGATATCTGACTGATGAGATTCTCCACTGCTCTCGCGTTTCCGAATCCTCTGTTGCCCCGAGACTGGGCGAGACGGCGGACGGCGATACGCATAGGTTTCCCATCCATCCCGCCGTCGACTCTCATATTTCCTCGGTATCCGACGTGGATGTTGTCGTAGAGAATCTCCCAGAGCTCGGCATCGGTGAAATCGGCAAAGTGCATAGTCCATGGGATTCGGCTGGTAAGGCCTGGGTTGTGCTCAAAGAATGACTCCATCTCCTCTTTGTAACCTACAAATACCACCACCAGTTTGCCAATGTTGTCTTCCATAGCTTTTAGGAGAAAGTCCAGTGCTTGTTTTCCAAGAGCTTCAATGTACGCTGCAGTGAGCTGGTATGCCTCGTCTATGAACAAGACCCCCCCGTTGTGATTGAGTATGTCTTCAACTTCGTCCTGGGCTCCCTCTGCCCCTTTTACAGCGAGAGCAATGCCAGCTGTCTCTTTGAAATAACTTGAATTTATCACCCCAACGGAGTGCAAGAACTCGGCATACAGTCGTGCGAAGGTTGTTTTGCCTAGCATCGTGTCAGTGATGCGCTTCACCGAAACAAGGTAGGGGGGATCTATACCAGTTCCCGGATTTCCTTGGAAAACGACATTGAAACGCTCCCTATTCAAGCTACGTCCTTGGCTCTCACAAATGTCGACCTTGGACTTGATGTCCAAAAATTGCTGCTTGACCTCCTCCAACCCCTGGTAGCGCATCAGCCTATCTATCACCTCGTTTACTTCACCTCGGGctgctttccttttctcccaTTCTTCAGCGGCTGGTGAAGGGCAGAATTGGAAAGGATTCTTGCAATAAGGCCGCGGCGGGACTGGTTCTTCAGGCTCGGACACCTCAGAGTCGGTGTCCCCTTCATCTGAATGCCCGCTGTGTGAGATTTCTGGGGGTGACTCGTCTGGGCCTGTATGAGCGTTCACCCCTAGAGCAAAAGGAGAAGACGAGGTGGCCTTGGAGAGCGAGAAGGTAATGTTGATCGAATTTTCATTAGGTCTTTGGATGGATTCGATGTCCAATCGCGGTGTCTCGACTGGCTTCGATGTGTCTTCTATATCGTCTCTGCATGCATCATCGGAGAGACTGGAAGGGGCTGTGGAAACGGAGCTAGCAGAAGTGCTCGGTCGAGAGCTGGAAGGGGATGTGAAAGCAGGGTCGGGTGGCACTAGAAAGCCTGGAGAGTATTCTCGATCTGATATGTGAGGCATGACTGAGCGATGAGATCTGGTCGCGAGCGAAATTTCTTGTGAGTAGTATGGATTCGGTAGGGAGTTAATATAGCTCTGAGCTCCTTTTctaacttttttttcttttttttcttttttgttccCCTTTTCACTTTATCCTACTTTCTCTCGGGCAGTGCTCTTCATCGTTTTCAGCAATTTCTCGCCTTGAGGCTGGTCTGGACAGGCTATGAATTTGCCACTTCGCCAAATTGGCCTCTTTTAGCATTGCTTTGCTTGGGCGATGAAGATCACCGCCCAAGCCCCCTGAGTTTGCAGCAAAGCGGTGAGGGTCTCCAGCGTGGAGCAGCGTTTCCACTGCCAGCTGGGAATTAGGTACAGCCAGCAACTGTGCTTACAAGTCGATGCGGGTGGAACAGGGCAAAATGGGGCAGTATCGTGGGAGGTGATTTGTCGAAGCCTGGTACGGCGGAGTTAAAAACTCATACAGATGAGGGCTGCCCTTTAGCCATATCAGTGTACGCGGAAAGGCTCTTAAGGGTTTATT
Encoded proteins:
- a CDS encoding uncharacterized protein (EggNog:ENOG410PHDN~COG:P~TransMembrane:6 (i9-30o36-56i77-99o111-132i337-360o372-389i)) — its product is MGLTKSQRIVLLLTIDTVFFLIELTVGYAVHSLALVADAFHMLNDVLSLCVGLWAVKVANEKTTSKSYTYGWQRAETLGALVNGVFLVALCLSIFLEAIQRLVEPQEVKNPKLVLIVGSWGLFSNIVGLLLFHDHSHGHTHAEEAIHSAEQGYLTQRDADTAVVADSRGSIARAMPENALDACTTDGSASTIRPLGGRDTSSSPVTVRRARTPDGRARRRSVHRLSVSGLSARDADSIFIHPASLRQDIIEAGRLDDFETSESDADLEDSPREGNVSERSRLLPQSNGTTTPYDSSSGVRGQNLKDDLHVKHNHALPKSTDKKRGPGHSHDLNMRGVFLHVVGDALGNIGVIASALVIWLTDYSWRFYVDPGISLFITMIILWSAIPLCKAASRILLQAVPADLSIDHIIEDIESLPGVLSCHHLHVWQLSDTKLVSSLHIQVSHDIKGEGSDRYMALARDVRRCLHAYGIHSSTIQPEFYPGSDDEGGMGSSSSPASGRNSPPGTGTNTGGAPCLLECGNECAAGRQCCP
- a CDS encoding uncharacterized protein (EggNog:ENOG410PY1B~COG:S~TransMembrane:3 (i138-159o171-197i218-241o)) — protein: MEEPAASHAAKDLRHPEPAVVASSSLRARSRVSSPERPSTTATTTTTGTLTPDLQDAHELAELHEIPTHTRRDSSPSTISSGSIRVVTRRSTRSSQLTRSSREPTGRFKHIIKFWRRNVVLSVSQNQNRDHYALERTYLAHMRTSVAFSLLGVLIAQLFRLQHSHIHHPTFGFYTVGVPLACTCQGFAILMALFGAHRFLRQQNALSRGKIHAGGWEVMMAAIFAAAIIITLLILVVVISVKRDSV
- a CDS encoding uncharacterized protein (EggNog:ENOG410PY1B~COG:S~TransMembrane:3 (i138-159o171-194i215-233o)), translated to MEEPAASHAAKDLRHPEPAVVASSSLRARSRVSSPERPSTTATTTTTGTLTPDLQDAHELAELHEIPTHTRRDSSPSTISSGSIRVVTRRSTRSSQLTRSSREPTGRFKHIIKFWRRNVVLSVSQNQNRDHYALERTYLAHMRTSVAFSLLGVLIAQLFRLQHSHIHHPTFGFYTVGVPLACTCQGFAILMALFGAHRFLRQQNALSRGKIHAGGWEVMMAAIFAAAVCFPATPHTRVHTYYRWR
- a CDS encoding uncharacterized protein (EggNog:ENOG410Q4J9~COG:O) — its product is MLDPGDPNKEQDKFKTGVLDTLVSIIQGVPGEDRCIIFVGYEDRIRNMFHNANPGLSRRFRVDRPFRFQNFTINQLLQVMQLKMEQKDLSCTPEAWEVARDVLERALMRPNFGNAGDVDNCLAAAQMNFEQRQSAKPLHEQACDEDLQPQDFDPDWDRISRGATDCQRLLSGKVHQNIIDKFVNYQKRCLGARKYGFRPRDLVPTNFVFAGPAGTGKSTAACQMGRIFYNMGLLSAPEVVEHSASDLIGQYVGQTSPKTRKLLELASGKVLFIDEVHRLASGQFAAEAVDELVGFLTQQENAGKMVVILAGYQSDIRNLMSNRPDLSGLFKEEIAFDELSPEDCVAILLRELDANRITTESDFLRVRESRGHSNVRKLFKALIALPGWSNARDVKYLATQILGNFLESAADNTTSDRTLSADHVEACIMDMITLSTNRCKKLGDDGNTALPISPPHANHDPEPATLEETQASPPPPRIDPAICTPGGDTACDVDVNVNTQHKPDREHQPGPSKSKQRERDDEPVPNQRRSQHTNDTDAQSSDETHVSIPRALQRQQSPKVEQHEKQEPSSRPQSLHNSEELEHQASLSEHQVPVEATWKQRKRRATQAQLQTGVTKINTKTNSGTRTLIRRARRWLSKLLKRGRKREKQETRVSSHPGRCEAGYAWNAVPGGYQCEGGHHFMPAS
- a CDS encoding uncharacterized protein (EggNog:ENOG410Q4J9~COG:O), which translates into the protein MPHISDREYSPGFLVPPDPAFTSPSSSRPSTSASSVSTAPSSLSDDACRDDIEDTSKPVETPRLDIESIQRPNENSINITFSLSKATSSSPFALGVNAHTGPDESPPEISHSGHSDEGDTDSEVSEPEEPVPPRPYCKNPFQFCPSPAAEEWEKRKAARGEVNEVIDRLMRYQGLEEVKQQFLDIKSKVDICESQGRSLNRERFNVVFQGNPGTGKTTFARLYAEFLHSVGVINSSYFKETAGIALAVKGAEGAQDEVEDILNHNGGVLFIDEAYQLTAAYIEALGKQALDFLLKAMEDNIGKLVVVFVGYKEEMESFFEHNPGLTSRIPWTMHFADFTDAELWEILYDNIHVGYRGNMRVDGGMDGKPMRIAVRRLAQSRGNRGFGNARAVENLISQISSRQARRLQKLRVQGQEPDCNLFTQEDVIGPDPSDVLQSSHAWNELQKLIGLDTVKKNVRTMIGMIQKNYRRELKEIKPFQLPLNQLFVGAPGTGKTTVAKLYGQILNDLGLLTRGDCKSP